The Nostoc sp. 'Peltigera membranacea cyanobiont' N6 genome contains the following window.
CTGTATCAGGAAACTTGTCTAAGATTTGTAAAAAGCCCTGAGCGATCGCTAAGAGGGGTTCTCCCCAATTCTCCCGCCGATGAACTGTTGCTAGCAGAACGCGATATGAATCCCAGTCTAAGCCTGGTACATTACAAACAGATTGGGTTGCAGCGACATTCAACAGCGCATCAATTACCGTGTTACCCGTCATGTGAATTTCACCCAAAACACCAGAACGGTGCAAATTTTCCACAGCCCAAGGAGTCGGCGCAAAGTGCAACTGAGTAATTTGAGAAATCAACCGCCGATTAGCTTCTTCTGGATAAGGATTGAAGATATCATCAGTTCTTAAACCTGCTTCCACATGACCAATAGGAATTTTTTGATAAAACGCTGCCAAAGCTGCCGCAAAAGCCGTTGTAGTATCTCCCTGCACCACCACTAAATCTGGCTTTTTCTCTTTAAATAACGCTTCTAACCCTTGTAAACTGCGGCAGGTAATATCATTTAGAGATTGCTGAACCTGCATAATTTCCAAATCATTATCTGCCTTGATGTTGAACAGTTGCATAACTTGCTCAACCATCTCCCGATGCTGTCCAGTTAAAATTACTTGCGACTCAAAAGCTGAAGACTTCTGGAAAACCTGAATCACTGGAGCGAGTTTAATCGCTTCGGGACGAGTACCCAAGATAATGCAAACCCGTTTTTGATTAGTCATTAGTCATTAGTCATCTGTCATTTGCCAATGGTTATAGTCAATGGTCTATGGTAAATAGTCAAGAGTTGGCAGTCAATCATCACACAAATCATAAATATAAAAGGATAAATCATATCAAAAGCATGAAAAAACCCGGCTTAATCGGGTAGATGCACTGTTTATCGAATTAAAATGCGATCGCATAACTAAAAAGCATGAAAAAACCCGGCTTAACCGGGCAGACGCACTGTTTGTCGTATTTACCTGTAATGACTAAATTTTAATCTCACAAGTTAAAGGGCAAGCAGCGTAAACAGTAGCCTGCATTTGGTCTGCCTCTCCATGCAGCCAACTTAACCATTTGACTTCATTAGGATGAACTCCTTTAAGAGTTAGCACACCCGCAGCCAATACAACTGCCATGACATTAAACATGATTAAAGCGCCTGCTACAAGCAAAACAGCACTAACAGGCATCACAGATTGCAAAACGATTGACAACAGACATCCGACCGTAGCCATCAAGACAACTAGTGGAAAACCCACAACTAACAAGCATACTGCTAATGTAAAAGTCCATATTAAAAAGCTTTTAATCATCAACAAGGAGTAGGTCTTTCCTTGATTAGAGCTTTGAGCAGAAACCATTGACTTTTCCTCCCAAAAATACACAACAATTTTTAATTTCAGTTAGATTCCGCTTTTCGCGAGTCAACTGATTTTCTTTCTCAGTGAAATCCAGTATATAAAAACTAATCGGAAAAATGAGCATTTATTTACTAAACTTTACAGTTAGTTTTTTGTAATTGTGGATGTAAGCTTGACCTTACATCTATTAGAAGAACTCGTCTTCTGCATCTATCTTCAGGTGTATAACCTCAAAGGTATGAGCTTTTAACCTTGATCCCCAGATATTGCTCCTACTCAGCTTAACATTTCTTATAAAAATTAATAGCTATTCTCATAATTTTTAAATGGGCTGAATAAATGAACAATCAGTATTTGTGTTGTTAATTGCTGGTAATTCGCGTCCATATCTGAGATAAATTTCTCATCTAAGGACTGAAAATATTTATGTTTAAACTAGCGTTATATAAATTACAAAATAACCTATGTGCTATTACTGAGGTCTTTTGAGCCATTGGGTGTGTTAAACCAGTTTAGATAGGTTAAATAATTTCTCTAAATTTTCTGATTAGCAAAATTTCTGAAAAAAAAGATACAAATCGAGGTGGATGAAATGGATTGACCGTGGTTCTAGAATTTCGATCGCCTCCCATCACCATGAGAGCTTGCACGCAAGCATTCTCCAAAAGTCATCAAAGTAAGTGACTTGACTTCTCGCTAATTCAACTTTTTAACCGCCAAATGTGAAGATATATGACAGAATCACAGCCTCCATCAAATTCTAACTCTGTTACCGAACGTAACCTGCCCCCAGCGCCCCCAATGCCGCCACCTCCGCCAACCTTTAGCACACAGAGGCAGATGACGCAAACATTGGATATGTCAATGGAGAGGAGTACTAACGCTCCTGTTGCAGGTCATCGTCCGGTTGCTCCTCCGCCAATACCTAGTTCAGTTACCTCTAAAAACAGCAGTGCGGGACCCACTTTAGAGAAGTTGATCAGGGAAGCTTACGATCAGGGATATTCTGACTTGCACTTGGGTGTAAATGAAGTACCTCGCTTCCGCAGCCGAGGAGAAATTCAATCAATGGATTATCCAGAAACAGATAAAGAAGCTTTTATGAGTTGGTTGCGGGAGGTGATGAGTGAGGCGGAAATTCAGCGCTTTGAAGAACACCTAGAATTTGACGGAGCAACTCAATATGACTTTGCTCGCGTGCGGATTAATGTTTTTGGCACCCTTAGAGGGCCTGCGATGGTGTTGCGGTTGATTCCTCTAAAAATCTTAACTATGGAACAGTTGAGATTACCCCCGATTTTTCGGGATATTTGCCATCACCACAAAGGTTTAATTTTAGTGACCGGGCCCACTGGTTCTGGTAAGTCCACCACAATGGCAGCGATGGTTGACTACATCAATAAGGAGATGGCCAAGCATATCATCACCATTGAAGACCCGATCGAATTTATCCATCAAAGCCGCAAGTCTTTAGTCAAACAACGAGAAGTGGGAATGCATACCCGGAAATTTGACAACGCTTTGAAAGCAGCTTTGCGGGAAGACCCAGATTTGATTCTGGTCGGTGAAATGCGGGATAAGGAAACAGTCAACACCGCCCTAAAAGCCGCCCAGACTGGTCACTTAGTCATGGGAACCCTACACACTAATAGCGCTGTCAAAACCATTGAGCGGATTCTCAACCTCTACTCTGGTGACGAACAGGATGCAATGCGGGTAGCAATTTCTGAGTCTTTAGTGGCAGTAATTGCTCAAGGTTTGTGTCGTACAACTGACGGGAAGCGGGCTGCTTTCCACGATGTGCTGATTAATACTGAGGCGATTAAAGAATGGATCAAAGACGGTAAGTATGATGAAATTGGCGAGTTGATGAAACAAGCTAGCTTTGACGGGATGATTACGATGAATCAGTCATTGCTAAATCTCTATCAAGATGGTCGTATCACTGAAGAAACTGCTTTAGAAATGTCGCCAACTCCTAATGAAATGGCTCAGTTTCTCCGAGGTCGAGTTTAAGTGGGTACTGGAGATTAGAGATTGGGGATTAGGGGAGAATAATTGCTGTCTACTAAATATTGCCTAGTCCCCAGTCCCCAATTCCAAATATCTTTCCGATCCTGGTTGCAGTTATAGCTAAGGTAAAAGGTAAAAGAGAGAATTTTTACTTTTAGCTAGCCTTTGTGAATAACTTGACAACAAACAAACTATCTACACCCCAGTTGTTTAAAGGCATTGCCCTATTTACACCTGGAGGAGATTTAATTTACTGCATCGATCCTAGCAAGCAGGGTCGATGGCACTTGCATTTATGTTCGGCTTTGCAAGAAATCCTAGATTTACCAGAGCCACCGCACTTTTTAGTGCCTTGTTATACTGCGACTATTGACCACTGGTTAGATCCGCGCACTCAACAAGTGCGAACTTTTGCTGAAGCTTATCCGGCTGTAATTAGACATCAAGCTTTGCTTAATGCCATTTTTGGCACAGGGGAGTTAGTATGGCAAGCAGCTCCTTGGCAAGAGGGGTTGTGCGATCGCATGGTGCTAACAACTTATCGTTCCTCATTCCCGCAGCTTTGGGAAGATCGCGATTTAATTGTTCGTCTTGACCTTTCTGAACCTGTACCAAAATACCACCAGCCAGTAATAGTACAAAAAAAGGAAGTAATTACACAAGGCTATGTTCTCCGCTTGTTTGTAGCAGGCCATAGCAGTACAACCGAACGCATTCTGCAAAATCTACACGAATTATTGGAGCGATCGCTGGGACATCCTTATACTTTGAAAGTGATTGATGTTTTAAGTCATCCAGAACAAGCAGAACTAAATCAGGTTTCTGCAACGCCTACCCTTGTCAAGGTTTGGCCTCACCCAATTCGGCGAATTGTTGGAGAGTTGGATCATGTAGAAAAGATTTTACAAATGTTAGCTGCTAAGGAAAAATTTTAAGTTTTATCACAAATTGAGGATTACAAAGTAAGATGCAGAAGTTTGAGAGGTAGCAATTGTTTTCGCTAGAAATAAAAGAAAGTCTCTAGTGGGAGCATCCCAAATATGCAGGGTTAATTTACATACGGAATTTTGACTTACCTCGGAGGATAAAAAACTAACCGCAAAGGACGCAAAGGACACAAAGGGAAGAGGATTTAAAAGGGTTTTTGCGTCAGTTCCGTATATTTTTGCCAAATTGGGA
Protein-coding sequences here:
- a CDS encoding type IV pilus twitching motility protein PilT, with the protein product MTESQPPSNSNSVTERNLPPAPPMPPPPPTFSTQRQMTQTLDMSMERSTNAPVAGHRPVAPPPIPSSVTSKNSSAGPTLEKLIREAYDQGYSDLHLGVNEVPRFRSRGEIQSMDYPETDKEAFMSWLREVMSEAEIQRFEEHLEFDGATQYDFARVRINVFGTLRGPAMVLRLIPLKILTMEQLRLPPIFRDICHHHKGLILVTGPTGSGKSTTMAAMVDYINKEMAKHIITIEDPIEFIHQSRKSLVKQREVGMHTRKFDNALKAALREDPDLILVGEMRDKETVNTALKAAQTGHLVMGTLHTNSAVKTIERILNLYSGDEQDAMRVAISESLVAVIAQGLCRTTDGKRAAFHDVLINTEAIKEWIKDGKYDEIGELMKQASFDGMITMNQSLLNLYQDGRITEETALEMSPTPNEMAQFLRGRV
- a CDS encoding circadian clock KaiB family protein; this encodes MNNLTTNKLSTPQLFKGIALFTPGGDLIYCIDPSKQGRWHLHLCSALQEILDLPEPPHFLVPCYTATIDHWLDPRTQQVRTFAEAYPAVIRHQALLNAIFGTGELVWQAAPWQEGLCDRMVLTTYRSSFPQLWEDRDLIVRLDLSEPVPKYHQPVIVQKKEVITQGYVLRLFVAGHSSTTERILQNLHELLERSLGHPYTLKVIDVLSHPEQAELNQVSATPTLVKVWPHPIRRIVGELDHVEKILQMLAAKEKF
- the wecB gene encoding non-hydrolyzing UDP-N-acetylglucosamine 2-epimerase, which codes for MTNQKRVCIILGTRPEAIKLAPVIQVFQKSSAFESQVILTGQHREMVEQVMQLFNIKADNDLEIMQVQQSLNDITCRSLQGLEALFKEKKPDLVVVQGDTTTAFAAALAAFYQKIPIGHVEAGLRTDDIFNPYPEEANRRLISQITQLHFAPTPWAVENLHRSGVLGEIHMTGNTVIDALLNVAATQSVCNVPGLDWDSYRVLLATVHRRENWGEPLLAIAQGFLQILDKFPDTAILLPLHRNPTVRVPLQELLGNHPRIFLTEPLDYGELVGAIGRSHLLLTDSGGLQEEAPSLGKPVLVLRDTTERPEAVTAGTAKLVGTTSENIFANAAELLSNSDAYEAMANAINPFGDGHAAERILQIVQNYLGLLSETST